A part of Haloarchaeobius sp. HME9146 genomic DNA contains:
- a CDS encoding universal stress protein — protein MTFVVPYDGGELARTALDRAEGFAEVTDEDVIVVTVVPKDQRYAREHGWLGADESFDIDAVVGRVRADIRELAPDARFEYVLTDRYATAGTIASKVRRFARELDASLVFVGSDDAGRLVSSLRSVGSTIAADDRYDVYIVRKAQPSAIDAVAARSRLFD, from the coding sequence ATGACGTTCGTCGTACCGTACGATGGTGGGGAGCTGGCGCGGACGGCACTCGACCGCGCCGAGGGCTTCGCGGAGGTAACAGACGAGGACGTAATCGTGGTGACGGTGGTCCCGAAGGACCAGCGATACGCTCGAGAGCACGGCTGGCTCGGGGCTGACGAGTCGTTCGACATCGATGCGGTCGTCGGGCGGGTTCGCGCCGATATCCGCGAGCTAGCTCCCGATGCACGGTTCGAGTACGTCCTGACGGACCGGTACGCGACAGCGGGCACCATCGCTTCGAAGGTCCGTAGATTCGCCCGCGAGCTGGACGCCTCGCTGGTGTTCGTCGGGAGCGACGATGCGGGCCGGCTCGTGTCCTCGCTCCGGAGCGTCGGGAGCACCATCGCGGCCGACGACCGCTACGACGTGTATATCGTCCGGAAGGCACAGCCGAGTGCCATCGACGCTGTCGCGGCACGGTCCCGACTGTTCGATTAG